The following proteins come from a genomic window of Nitrospiria bacterium:
- a CDS encoding bifunctional diguanylate cyclase/phosphodiesterase produces MKFNSPNKDKRGTIIWLRWLLIIALSYLMLFHSGRLVLSWEISSITLLYFISNVMLMFIPLRFFEKKMFDMILVIGDSLIITGAMFIAGFSSTNLVLFYFLIILLTTLGKGGNSVVINGLIMVGVYLVLLLQTEPGNIIEKSGLLLQIPFLILCTVFYAVLADRESKKRNQILDRVKADEAMQTVLRSEIESKEIALNKAEELSQAMRHQAMHDSLTALPNRSLIIDRLKKAIPLAMRENKRLALIMMDLDRFKEVNDTLGHHVGDLVLQHLATRLNEVLRGADTIARLGGDEFGVLLYPVRDHSAASMVAHRILNVGEKAIVIGEHRLTVGASLGVVVFPEDGKDVETLMRLADVAMYRAKRTKSGFAFYDPDQDQRSLDRLKLMGELRKAIESEQLMLYYQPKVDFSTNRIRGVEALVRWPHGREETKFPDIFIPLAEQTGLIKPLTSWVINAALRQFKLWQQEGFELNMAVNISASSLHDPQFPEWIDEKLKAYNVKAESLELEITESAIMLNPSRAVEIVKKLNGMGVSISIDDFGTGYSSLAYLKELSVTSIKIDKSFITNILTNPSDSVIVRSTIDLGHNLGLKVVAEGIESQDIWDQLAALGCDMGQGFLVCYPLPAEKIMFWLKESPFALGAGNKVIKKV; encoded by the coding sequence TTGAAATTCAACTCTCCGAATAAAGATAAGCGTGGTACCATTATTTGGCTGCGATGGCTCCTCATCATTGCACTATCCTATCTGATGTTATTTCATTCTGGGCGACTCGTCCTTTCCTGGGAAATCAGCAGCATTACCCTCCTGTATTTTATTTCTAATGTCATGTTAATGTTCATTCCCCTTCGTTTTTTCGAAAAAAAAATGTTCGATATGATTCTGGTAATTGGGGATTCCCTCATTATTACCGGGGCAATGTTTATCGCGGGATTTTCATCAACAAATTTGGTTCTGTTCTACTTCTTGATTATCCTTTTGACAACCCTGGGGAAAGGGGGAAACTCGGTGGTGATCAATGGGTTAATCATGGTGGGCGTTTATCTGGTCCTGCTCCTTCAGACCGAACCCGGAAATATTATTGAGAAGAGTGGTTTATTGCTCCAGATTCCTTTCCTGATCCTTTGTACGGTTTTTTACGCAGTTCTGGCCGATCGGGAGTCCAAAAAGAGAAACCAAATTCTGGATAGGGTCAAGGCTGATGAAGCCATGCAAACGGTTCTCCGTTCAGAGATTGAATCGAAAGAGATTGCGCTTAATAAAGCAGAAGAACTGTCACAGGCCATGAGGCATCAGGCCATGCATGATAGCCTAACCGCCCTTCCGAATCGCTCCTTAATTATTGATCGTTTAAAAAAAGCGATTCCTTTGGCTATGCGGGAGAACAAACGCCTGGCCTTAATCATGATGGATCTTGATCGATTTAAGGAGGTTAACGATACCCTCGGCCACCATGTAGGTGATCTTGTTTTGCAGCATTTGGCTACACGGCTGAATGAAGTCTTGCGTGGTGCGGACACTATTGCCCGCCTGGGCGGAGATGAGTTTGGTGTATTGCTATATCCAGTAAGGGATCACTCCGCAGCAAGCATGGTCGCACATCGGATTCTCAACGTGGGGGAAAAAGCGATTGTTATCGGTGAGCACAGGTTGACGGTGGGAGCAAGCTTGGGTGTTGTGGTTTTTCCAGAAGACGGCAAAGATGTTGAAACCCTAATGCGCCTTGCGGATGTGGCCATGTACCGGGCCAAGCGTACCAAAAGCGGTTTTGCCTTTTACGACCCGGATCAGGATCAGAGAAGTCTGGACCGTCTTAAACTCATGGGAGAACTTCGAAAAGCGATTGAAAGTGAACAACTGATGCTGTACTATCAGCCCAAGGTAGATTTTTCCACAAATCGAATCCGGGGGGTAGAGGCGCTGGTCCGTTGGCCCCACGGTCGAGAAGAAACCAAGTTTCCCGATATTTTTATTCCTTTGGCCGAACAAACCGGATTGATCAAACCTTTAACATCATGGGTAATCAACGCGGCCCTCCGGCAATTTAAGCTTTGGCAACAAGAGGGTTTTGAATTAAACATGGCGGTTAACATTTCCGCGTCGAGTTTACACGATCCTCAGTTCCCGGAGTGGATCGATGAAAAACTAAAAGCCTACAATGTTAAAGCCGAAAGTCTGGAGTTAGAGATTACCGAGAGCGCCATTATGCTCAATCCCTCTCGGGCAGTGGAAATTGTCAAAAAACTCAATGGAATGGGGGTAAGTATTTCCATCGATGATTTCGGAACCGGTTATTCCTCACTGGCCTACCTTAAGGAATTATCCGTTACAAGCATTAAAATCGACAAATCCTTTATTACCAACATCCTGACCAACCCAAGCGATTCGGTGATCGTCCGTTCTACCATAGATTTAGGTCACAACCTTGGTTTGAAAGTGGTGGCTGAAGGAATTGAATCTCAGGATATTTGGGATCAGTTAGCCGCCTTGGGTTGTGATATGGGCCAGGGGTTTTTGGTATGCTACCCCTTACCCGCGGAGAAAATCATGTTTTGGTTGAAGGAGTCCCCGTTTGCCCTTGGTGCCGGGAATAAGGTGATTAAAAAAGTGTAA
- a CDS encoding IS256 family transposase, with amino-acid sequence MESEITFFLGRSRYERTGKRGRPNHRNGYYARGFTLKGIGGVCVSNPRDRLGKYRTQVLPRYQRYESQIKEDVSLLFLTGVSTRSLQLISKRLLGRNISHTEMSLANKELTQAVDAWRTRDLSDLSIKYLYVDGVLFEMRLSGGIEKVAVLVAIGVDAQGVKHVVGMQAGDKESASNWREMFRDLKSRGLKGEAVQLGVMDGLPGLEKVFEEEFPKADVQRCQVHVARNVLAKVPSRHKQEVADDLRSIFYASSYPKAQSQWEVFQKTWKDELPSATQCLSQSLQKCLTFYKFPQEEWISIRTTNVIERLNKEFKRRTKPMEIVAGESSCYRLLAFIALKMELAWRKTPVGKVTQRLPWFTNFTQND; translated from the coding sequence ATGGAATCGGAGATTACTTTCTTTTTAGGCCGTAGCCGCTATGAGCGGACAGGGAAACGGGGCAGACCCAACCATCGAAATGGTTATTATGCAAGAGGGTTTACCCTCAAAGGCATCGGCGGAGTTTGTGTATCGAATCCGCGGGATCGGCTGGGGAAATACAGGACCCAGGTGCTGCCGCGCTATCAGCGCTATGAATCCCAGATCAAGGAGGATGTATCGCTTTTATTTTTAACCGGGGTGTCGACCCGGTCGCTACAGTTAATTTCTAAGCGGCTATTGGGAAGGAACATCTCTCACACGGAAATGAGCTTGGCGAATAAGGAATTAACCCAAGCGGTGGATGCCTGGCGAACCCGCGATTTATCTGATCTTTCGATCAAGTACCTGTATGTGGATGGGGTACTGTTTGAGATGCGTTTATCGGGTGGAATTGAGAAGGTGGCGGTATTGGTGGCCATTGGGGTGGATGCCCAAGGGGTCAAGCATGTGGTGGGGATGCAGGCTGGGGATAAGGAATCTGCGAGCAATTGGCGGGAGATGTTTCGGGATTTAAAGAGCCGGGGGTTAAAGGGTGAGGCAGTTCAACTTGGGGTTATGGATGGATTGCCGGGGTTGGAGAAAGTGTTTGAGGAAGAGTTTCCCAAAGCGGATGTACAGCGTTGTCAGGTGCACGTGGCCCGAAACGTTTTAGCCAAGGTTCCATCCCGACACAAGCAGGAGGTGGCTGATGATCTTCGAAGCATCTTCTATGCCTCCAGCTACCCTAAGGCCCAATCCCAATGGGAGGTCTTCCAGAAAACCTGGAAAGATGAGCTTCCCTCTGCAACCCAATGCCTTTCTCAATCGCTCCAGAAGTGTTTGACCTTTTACAAATTTCCCCAGGAGGAATGGATATCGATTCGAACCACCAATGTGATTGAGCGATTAAACAAAGAGTTTAAACGAAGAACCAAGCCCATGGAGATCGTGGCGGGAGAAAGTTCCTGCTACAGACTTCTGGCTTTTATAGCATTAAAGATGGAGTTGGCTTGGAGGAAAACGCCTGTAGGAAAGGTCACCCAACGATTACCCTGGTTCACTAATTTCACACAAAATGATTGA